A window from Streptomyces sp. NBC_00299 encodes these proteins:
- a CDS encoding DEDDh family exonuclease: protein MLEDPATAAPSPTAWPTAYPQGYAVVDVETTGLARDDRIISAAVYRLDARGEVEDHWYTLVNPERDPGPVWIHGLTSEALEGAPLFTDIAEEFSARLDGRVLVAHNAVFDWQMIAREYARAERRAPVRQRLCTIALSKELGLPLPNHKLQSLAAHFGVVQQRAHHALDDARVLAEAFRPSLRAAAAGSVRLPLQECLPLTEWRDTAAAAPRIGRQAGSQGGDGGNGGYTGYSSYQPTSWRPSRKRPACPYPNPGRYEDGKRLKQGMRVAFSGDTSIERDLLEDRAIEAGLHVSTSLSRLTSLLVTNDPDAGTSKIVKARQYGTPVIDEAAFGQLLRDVEPASER from the coding sequence ATGCTCGAAGACCCTGCGACCGCAGCGCCCTCCCCCACAGCATGGCCGACCGCGTACCCCCAGGGGTACGCGGTCGTTGACGTGGAGACCACCGGCCTGGCCCGGGACGACCGGATAATCTCCGCGGCCGTGTACCGGCTGGACGCGCGCGGCGAGGTCGAGGACCACTGGTACACGCTGGTCAACCCGGAGCGCGACCCGGGCCCGGTCTGGATCCACGGTCTGACGAGCGAGGCACTGGAGGGCGCTCCCCTCTTCACGGACATCGCCGAGGAGTTCTCGGCCCGGCTGGACGGCCGGGTCCTCGTCGCGCACAACGCCGTCTTCGACTGGCAGATGATCGCGCGGGAGTACGCGCGCGCGGAGCGCCGGGCACCGGTGCGGCAGCGGCTGTGCACCATCGCGCTGTCGAAGGAGCTGGGCCTGCCGCTGCCCAACCACAAGCTGCAGTCGCTGGCCGCGCACTTCGGCGTCGTGCAGCAGCGCGCGCACCATGCGCTGGACGACGCGCGCGTACTCGCGGAGGCGTTCCGGCCGAGCCTGCGGGCCGCCGCGGCCGGCAGTGTGCGGCTGCCGCTGCAGGAGTGCCTGCCGCTGACCGAGTGGCGGGACACCGCGGCTGCGGCCCCCCGGATCGGCCGGCAGGCGGGCTCTCAGGGCGGCGACGGCGGCAACGGCGGGTACACCGGCTACAGCAGTTATCAGCCGACCAGTTGGCGGCCCTCCCGCAAGAGGCCCGCCTGCCCCTATCCCAACCCAGGTCGCTACGAAGACGGCAAACGGCTCAAGCAGGGCATGCGGGTCGCCTTCTCCGGAGACACGTCCATCGAGCGCGACCTGCTGGAGGACCGTGCGATCGAGGCGGGGCTGCATGTGTCGACGAGCCTGTCCCGGCTGACCAGCCTCCTCGTCACCAACGACCCGGACGCGGGCACGTCCAAGATCGTCAAGGCCCGCCAGTACGGGACACCGGTGATCGACGAGGCGGCGTTCGGCCAACTCCTGCGGGACGTGGAACCGGCGTCGGAGCGGTGA
- a CDS encoding VIT1/CCC1 transporter family protein, with protein sequence MTEPTHDEAHGGALGTRLNWLRAAVLGANDGIVSTAGLVVGVAGATDERAALLTAGLSGLLAGSMSMAAGEYVSVSTQRDSEKAALALEKRELREQPEAELAELAQLLERRGLSREVAVEAAVQLTERDALKAHARVELGIDPDRLTNPWHAAWASFLAFTAGALLPLLAMVLPPADWRLAVTVASVLAALALTGWSSARLGAAAPPRAVLRNMAGGALAMGVTYLAGTLLDVAGV encoded by the coding sequence ATGACCGAACCAACGCATGACGAGGCCCACGGCGGCGCGCTGGGCACGCGGCTGAACTGGTTGCGGGCGGCGGTTCTCGGAGCGAACGACGGCATCGTCTCGACCGCGGGGCTCGTCGTCGGCGTGGCCGGCGCCACCGACGAGCGGGCGGCCCTGCTCACGGCCGGGCTCTCCGGGCTGCTCGCCGGGTCGATGTCGATGGCGGCGGGGGAGTACGTCTCGGTCTCCACCCAGCGCGACTCGGAGAAGGCGGCGCTGGCCCTGGAGAAGAGGGAGTTGCGGGAACAGCCGGAGGCGGAGCTGGCGGAACTGGCGCAACTGCTGGAACGGCGCGGGCTGTCCCGGGAGGTGGCCGTGGAGGCGGCGGTCCAGCTGACGGAACGGGACGCGCTGAAGGCACACGCGCGCGTGGAGCTCGGCATCGACCCGGACCGGCTGACCAACCCGTGGCACGCGGCGTGGGCGAGCTTTCTGGCGTTCACGGCCGGGGCGCTGCTGCCGCTGCTGGCGATGGTGCTGCCGCCGGCGGACTGGCGGCTCGCGGTCACCGTCGCCTCCGTCCTGGCCGCCCTCGCCCTGACCGGCTGGAGCAGCGCACGCCTGGGCGCCGCCGCCCCGCCCCGCGCGGTACTGCGCAACATGGCGGGCGGGGCGCTGGCCATGGGGGTCACCTACCTGGCCGGGACGCTGCTGGACGTGGCGGGGGTGTAG
- a CDS encoding CopD family protein, whose amino-acid sequence MIDGSTPRPRPGVSRAVAVLVLVALAALVPLLGPSAALHGTGEAAAPGTGGIGLLRTVLFTALCVPVGELFVNRLARSVPGAPPAMPRSWAPYAAAAGFVAALALASVVSTGNLVPSSPADLDVGGLSATRDGKLALLEVNAFALAGLCALSRRPATQLWPLAAVVVAEALRAHPTTEHSPLLGSGLTLVHLTCATLWVGGLLYALRTLRGWSVREAGAALLGLYARVAAVLLAAITATGVWSSLRRMPPDTVLQQLTETAYGRVLLAKVILMVAVVALALWARIRLRHAADPLAACSPARAEVVALGVVVTVSGLLTALPVPIRW is encoded by the coding sequence ATGATCGACGGGAGCACTCCAAGACCGCGCCCCGGCGTCAGCCGGGCCGTGGCCGTTCTCGTCCTGGTCGCGCTGGCGGCGCTGGTCCCCCTGCTCGGGCCGTCGGCCGCGCTGCACGGCACCGGGGAGGCCGCGGCGCCCGGCACCGGTGGGATCGGACTGCTGCGCACGGTGCTGTTCACGGCGCTGTGCGTCCCGGTGGGCGAGTTGTTCGTGAACCGGCTGGCCCGGTCCGTGCCCGGCGCTCCGCCGGCCATGCCCCGCAGTTGGGCGCCCTACGCCGCGGCGGCCGGTTTCGTCGCCGCACTCGCCCTCGCGTCGGTCGTGTCCACCGGCAACCTCGTGCCGAGCAGTCCGGCCGACCTCGACGTCGGCGGCCTCTCCGCGACACGCGACGGCAAGCTCGCGCTGCTGGAGGTCAACGCCTTCGCCCTCGCCGGGCTGTGCGCCCTCTCACGCCGGCCGGCCACCCAGCTCTGGCCACTGGCCGCGGTCGTGGTCGCCGAGGCGCTGCGCGCGCACCCCACCACCGAGCACAGCCCGTTGCTGGGCTCGGGGCTGACGCTGGTGCACCTGACGTGCGCGACGCTCTGGGTCGGCGGGCTGCTGTACGCCCTGCGGACCCTGCGCGGATGGAGCGTCAGGGAGGCGGGGGCCGCCCTGCTGGGCCTCTACGCGCGCGTGGCGGCCGTCCTGCTCGCCGCCATCACGGCCACGGGGGTGTGGAGTTCGCTGCGCCGGATGCCGCCGGACACGGTCCTGCAGCAGCTGACCGAGACGGCGTACGGGCGTGTCCTGCTGGCCAAGGTGATCCTGATGGTGGCCGTGGTCGCGCTCGCCCTGTGGGCGCGGATCCGGCTGCGCCACGCGGCCGACCCGCTGGCCGCCTGCTCGCCCGCGCGGGCGGAGGTCGTCGCCCTCGGGGTGGTGGTCACCGTGTCGGGGCTGCTGACGGCGCTGCCGGTGCCGATCCGCTGGTGA
- a CDS encoding CoA transferase, whose translation MTPISTPISSAWSAVGGDPALLARVSTVVREGALRARLPVRELARACVGACALAAAELGARRAGLAEVPGVRLDDGAIATAFVSERHLLVDGRAPVNFAPLSRFWRTSDGWVRTHANFPHHRARLLTALGVPEEDPDAVGVLLAERLALEVEEAVYAAGGLAVALRTPEEWTAHEQAVAVARRPLVEHERSDTARARALSPLDGSVLLPAAGVRVLDLTRVIAGPVATRTLALLGADVLRVDPPQLPELPDQHADTGFGKRSATLDLTTDRRAFEDLLASADVVVTGYRPGALDRFGLSARELAERRPGLIVAEVSAWGAYGPWGGRRGFDSLVQVATGIAATEGGMADGSAGRPGALPAQALDHGTGYLLAAAVLRALTEQLDQGYGRRVRLSLARTAKWLTTGIRPGPQGVSASEASEASEASEASEASEASEASEAYDAPDAWLTERDSALGRLRYARTPVSFAGGPLDWARPPGAWGTDLARWA comes from the coding sequence ATGACTCCGATCAGCACTCCGATCAGTTCTGCCTGGTCCGCGGTGGGCGGCGATCCCGCTCTTCTTGCGCGGGTGTCGACCGTGGTACGGGAAGGCGCGTTGCGTGCGCGCCTTCCCGTACGGGAACTGGCGCGCGCGTGCGTGGGCGCGTGCGCGCTGGCCGCCGCCGAGTTGGGGGCGCGGCGAGCCGGGCTCGCCGAGGTGCCCGGGGTGCGGCTGGACGACGGGGCGATCGCCACCGCGTTCGTGAGCGAACGGCATCTGCTGGTCGACGGGCGCGCGCCGGTCAACTTCGCCCCGCTGTCGCGGTTCTGGCGCACGTCGGACGGCTGGGTGCGCACGCATGCGAACTTCCCGCATCACCGGGCCCGGCTGCTGACCGCGCTGGGCGTGCCGGAGGAGGATCCGGACGCCGTCGGGGTGCTGCTCGCCGAGCGTCTTGCGCTCGAGGTGGAGGAAGCCGTGTACGCGGCCGGCGGGCTGGCCGTGGCGCTGCGTACGCCCGAGGAGTGGACGGCGCACGAGCAGGCGGTCGCGGTGGCCCGGCGGCCGCTGGTCGAGCACGAGCGGTCGGACACGGCACGCGCGCGTGCGCTCTCGCCGCTCGACGGCTCTGTCCTGCTGCCCGCCGCCGGAGTGCGCGTACTGGACCTGACGCGGGTCATCGCAGGACCGGTCGCCACCCGCACCCTCGCCCTGCTCGGCGCCGACGTCCTGCGCGTGGACCCGCCCCAACTGCCCGAACTGCCCGACCAGCACGCCGACACGGGCTTCGGAAAGCGCTCGGCGACGCTGGACCTGACGACGGACCGGCGCGCCTTCGAGGACCTGCTCGCGTCGGCGGACGTCGTCGTCACCGGCTACCGGCCGGGCGCCCTGGACCGGTTCGGGCTGTCCGCGCGGGAGCTGGCCGAGCGGCGGCCCGGGCTGATCGTCGCGGAGGTGTCGGCCTGGGGCGCGTACGGGCCGTGGGGCGGGCGGCGCGGGTTCGACAGCCTCGTACAGGTCGCCACCGGGATCGCCGCGACCGAGGGAGGCATGGCCGACGGATCGGCCGGGCGGCCCGGTGCGCTGCCGGCACAGGCCCTCGACCATGGGACGGGATACCTGCTGGCGGCTGCCGTGCTGCGAGCTCTGACCGAGCAGTTGGACCAGGGGTACGGCCGTCGCGTACGGCTGTCGTTGGCGCGTACGGCGAAGTGGCTGACGACCGGGATCCGGCCGGGCCCGCAGGGGGTCTCGGCGTCGGAGGCGTCGGAGGCGTCGGAGGCGTCGGAGGCGTCGGAGGCGTCGGAGGCGTCGGAGGCGTCGGAGGCGTACGACGCTCCCGACGCCTGGCTCACCGAGCGGGACAGCGCGCTCGGGCGGCTGCGGTACGCCCGGACGCCGGTGTCGTTCGCGGGCGGTCCCCTCGACTGGGCGCGGCCGCCGGGGGCTTGGGGCACGGATTTGGCGCGGTGGGCCTGA
- a CDS encoding S8 family peptidase has protein sequence MAHLRSRRRLGLAVPLALSLTASLGFLPTAASAAAPPAQPVAQVTDGPALAYVVNTRQDRRTIESVKKAIATAGGTVVIAYEKIGVIVVHSANPDFAKAMRKVRGVESAGASRTAPLTAAGTTDEGPAQLMTEQQAARTQSAAAGAEEPLEADQWNLRAIGADRAAKINPGSRRVTVAVIDNGVDDTHPDLAPNFSASQSANCAGGKADTSPGAWRPYTTTDAHGTHVAGEIAAPRNGIGIAGVAPGVKVSAIQVSDPVNGLYYPESVVCAFVFAADHGVEITNNSYYVDPWLYNCMDDPDQRAIVDAVNRAQQYAQRKGTLNLASAGNSNHDLASDAIVDDSSPDDSTPAERTVDPSECFDVPTQLPGIVTVSATGVQNVKSYYSTYGYGVIDIAAPGGDRLYQIPDTPSKNGRILATLPDGKYGFLQGTSMASPHAAGVAALLKSRYPHANGAQLHALLKAQADNPGCPESYDQDGDGKQDAVCEGGKRFNGFYGFGIVNALDAVD, from the coding sequence ATGGCTCATCTGCGGTCCAGACGCCGACTCGGCCTCGCCGTCCCGCTCGCCCTGTCGCTGACGGCCTCGCTCGGCTTCCTGCCGACGGCGGCATCGGCAGCCGCACCTCCCGCGCAGCCCGTCGCGCAGGTCACGGACGGGCCCGCTCTGGCCTACGTCGTCAACACCCGCCAGGACCGCCGCACGATCGAGTCGGTGAAGAAGGCGATCGCCACGGCCGGCGGAACGGTCGTGATCGCGTACGAGAAGATCGGCGTGATCGTCGTCCACTCGGCGAACCCCGACTTCGCCAAGGCGATGCGCAAGGTCCGGGGCGTCGAGTCGGCAGGTGCCTCGCGCACGGCCCCCCTGACCGCCGCCGGGACCACGGACGAGGGCCCCGCCCAGCTCATGACGGAGCAGCAGGCGGCGCGGACGCAGAGCGCCGCGGCGGGCGCCGAGGAGCCTCTCGAGGCCGACCAGTGGAACCTGCGTGCCATCGGCGCCGACCGGGCGGCGAAGATCAACCCCGGCAGCCGCAGGGTGACCGTCGCCGTGATCGACAACGGCGTCGACGACACCCACCCCGACCTCGCGCCGAACTTCTCCGCAAGCCAGTCCGCGAACTGCGCGGGCGGCAAGGCGGACACCAGCCCCGGCGCGTGGCGGCCGTACACCACCACCGACGCGCACGGCACCCATGTGGCGGGCGAGATCGCCGCGCCCCGCAACGGCATCGGCATCGCCGGTGTCGCCCCCGGCGTCAAGGTCTCCGCCATCCAGGTGAGCGACCCGGTCAACGGCCTCTACTACCCCGAAAGCGTCGTCTGCGCCTTCGTGTTCGCCGCCGATCACGGCGTCGAGATCACCAACAACAGCTACTACGTCGACCCGTGGCTCTACAACTGCATGGACGATCCCGACCAGCGGGCCATCGTCGACGCGGTCAACAGGGCCCAGCAGTACGCCCAGAGGAAGGGCACGCTCAATCTGGCGTCGGCCGGCAACTCCAACCACGACCTCGCCTCCGACGCGATCGTCGACGACAGCAGCCCCGACGACTCGACCCCGGCCGAGCGCACCGTCGACCCGTCCGAGTGCTTCGACGTACCGACGCAGCTGCCGGGCATCGTCACGGTCAGCGCGACGGGCGTGCAGAACGTCAAGTCGTACTACTCCACCTACGGTTACGGCGTCATCGACATCGCGGCGCCGGGCGGCGACCGGCTCTACCAGATCCCGGACACCCCGTCGAAGAACGGCCGCATCCTGGCCACCCTCCCGGACGGCAAGTACGGCTTCCTGCAGGGCACGTCGATGGCCTCCCCGCACGCCGCGGGCGTCGCCGCGCTGCTGAAGTCCCGGTACCCGCACGCGAACGGCGCCCAGTTGCACGCGCTCCTCAAGGCCCAGGCGGACAACCCGGGCTGCCCGGAGTCGTACGACCAGGACGGCGACGGTAAGCAGGACGCGGTGTGCGAGGGCGGCAAGCGGTTCAACGGCTTCTACGGGTTCGGCATCGTCAACGCGCTGGACGCCGTCGACTGA
- a CDS encoding DUF485 domain-containing protein, with the protein MATDAPPPSKEQHKLPSTEEFVEVHESAEFVELRRSYRSFAFPLTVAFIAWYLLYVLLSNYAGDFMGTKLFGNINVAFVFGIAQFVTTFLIAWWYSRHAGAKLDPKAEAIKTRMEGGA; encoded by the coding sequence GTGGCCACCGACGCACCGCCCCCCTCGAAAGAGCAACACAAACTCCCTTCCACCGAGGAGTTCGTCGAGGTGCACGAGAGCGCGGAGTTCGTTGAACTGCGCCGCTCCTACCGCTCCTTCGCCTTTCCGCTGACCGTCGCCTTCATCGCCTGGTACCTGCTGTACGTCCTGCTCTCCAACTACGCGGGCGACTTCATGGGCACCAAGCTGTTCGGCAACATCAACGTCGCGTTCGTCTTCGGTATCGCCCAGTTCGTGACCACGTTCCTCATTGCCTGGTGGTACTCGCGCCACGCCGGCGCCAAGCTCGACCCCAAGGCCGAGGCCATCAAGACCCGTATGGAGGGCGGCGCATGA
- a CDS encoding solute symporter family protein, with protein sequence MSPAMTLAANEASEHRPLIITLFACFVVATLFITVWAGRQTKDAADFYAGGRSFSAFQNGLAVSGDYMSAASFLGIAGAIALFGYDGFLYSIGFLVAWLVALLLVAEPLRNSGRYTMGDVLAYRMRQRPVRTAAGTSTIVVSIFYLLAQMAGAGVLVSLLLGITSDAGKILIVGLVGVLMIVYVSIGGMKGTTWVQMVKAVLLIGGTILITFLVLLKFNFNISDLLGKAAENSGKGAAFLEPGLQYGATGTSKLDFISLGIALVLGTAGLPHILIRFYTVPNAKAARKSVNWAIGIIGGFYLMTIALGFGAAALISQEEIIASNPAGNTAAPLLALHLGGVDSAWGAILLATISAVAFATILAVVAGLTLASSSSFAHDIYANVIRKGQATEKEEVRAARLATIGIGAVSILLGALARDLNVAGLVALAFAVAASANLPTILYSLFWKKFTTQGALWSIYGGLIVAVGLVLFSPVVSGDPKAMFPDVDFAWFPLKNPGIISIPFGFLMGWLGTVLSKEEPDAGKYAELEVRSLTGTGAH encoded by the coding sequence ATGAGCCCCGCTATGACCCTTGCCGCGAACGAGGCCAGCGAGCACCGGCCGCTGATCATCACCCTCTTCGCCTGCTTCGTGGTTGCGACCCTGTTCATCACCGTCTGGGCGGGCCGCCAGACCAAGGACGCCGCCGACTTCTACGCCGGCGGACGGTCGTTCAGCGCCTTCCAGAACGGCCTCGCCGTCTCCGGCGACTACATGTCCGCCGCGTCCTTCCTCGGCATCGCCGGCGCCATCGCCCTCTTCGGCTACGACGGCTTCCTGTACTCCATCGGCTTCCTGGTCGCCTGGCTGGTCGCCCTGCTCCTGGTGGCCGAGCCGCTCAGGAACTCCGGCCGCTACACGATGGGTGACGTCCTCGCGTACCGCATGCGCCAGCGCCCGGTGCGCACGGCGGCCGGCACCTCCACGATCGTCGTGTCGATCTTCTACCTCCTGGCCCAGATGGCGGGCGCCGGTGTCCTGGTCTCGCTGCTGCTCGGCATCACCTCCGACGCGGGCAAGATCCTCATCGTCGGCCTCGTCGGCGTCCTGATGATCGTGTACGTCTCCATCGGCGGCATGAAGGGCACCACCTGGGTCCAGATGGTCAAGGCCGTGCTGCTCATCGGCGGCACGATCCTCATTACGTTCCTGGTGCTGCTGAAGTTCAACTTCAACATCTCCGACCTGCTCGGCAAGGCAGCCGAGAACAGCGGCAAGGGCGCCGCCTTCCTGGAGCCCGGCCTGCAGTACGGCGCCACCGGCACCTCGAAGCTGGACTTCATCTCCCTCGGCATCGCCCTGGTCCTCGGCACCGCCGGTCTGCCGCACATCCTGATCCGCTTCTACACGGTTCCCAACGCCAAGGCCGCCCGGAAGTCCGTGAACTGGGCGATCGGCATCATCGGCGGCTTCTACCTGATGACCATCGCCCTCGGCTTCGGCGCCGCGGCGCTGATCTCCCAGGAAGAGATCATCGCGTCCAACCCGGCAGGGAACACGGCGGCACCACTGCTCGCCCTGCATCTGGGCGGCGTGGACTCGGCGTGGGGCGCGATCCTGCTCGCCACCATCTCGGCGGTGGCCTTCGCGACGATCCTCGCGGTCGTCGCCGGCCTGACGCTGGCCTCGTCCTCGTCGTTCGCCCACGACATCTACGCGAACGTCATCAGGAAGGGCCAGGCCACCGAGAAGGAGGAGGTCCGGGCGGCCCGCCTCGCGACCATCGGCATCGGCGCCGTCTCCATCCTCCTCGGCGCCCTCGCCCGCGATCTCAACGTCGCCGGCCTGGTCGCCCTGGCCTTCGCGGTCGCGGCCTCCGCCAACCTGCCGACGATCCTCTACAGCCTGTTCTGGAAGAAGTTCACCACCCAGGGCGCGCTGTGGTCGATCTACGGCGGTCTGATCGTCGCCGTCGGCCTGGTGCTGTTCTCGCCGGTCGTCTCCGGCGACCCGAAGGCGATGTTCCCGGACGTCGACTTCGCCTGGTTCCCGCTGAAGAACCCGGGCATCATCTCCATCCCGTTCGGCTTCCTCATGGGCTGGCTCGGCACGGTCCTGTCGAAGGAGGAGCCCGACGCCGGCAAGTACGCGGAGCTGGAGGTCCGGTCCCTGACCGGCACCGGCGCCCACTAG
- the moaA gene encoding GTP 3',8-cyclase MoaA, translating to MLIDTYGRVATDLRVSLTDRCNLRCTYCMPEEGLQWLAKPDLLTDDEIVRLIDIAVTSLGIEEVRFTGGEPLLRPGLVGIVERVAALEPRPQMSLTTNGIGLKRTAAALKTAGLDRVNVSLDTLRPDVFKTLTRRDRHKDVIEGLYAAREEGLTPVKVNSVLMPGLNGDEAPDLLAWAVEHDYELRFIEQMPLDAQHGWKRDGMITAGDILTSLRTRFELTPEGEAKRGSAPAERWLVDGGPHVVGVIASVTRPFCSACDRTRLTADGQVRTCLFATEETDLRAALRSDAPDEEIARIWRLAMWGKKAGAGLDDPSFVQPDRPMSAIGG from the coding sequence GTGCTCATCGACACCTACGGCCGAGTGGCCACCGACCTGAGGGTTTCGCTGACGGACCGCTGCAACCTGCGGTGCACCTACTGCATGCCCGAGGAGGGCCTGCAGTGGCTGGCCAAGCCCGACCTGCTCACGGACGACGAGATCGTCCGCCTGATCGACATCGCCGTCACCTCCCTCGGCATCGAGGAAGTCCGCTTCACCGGCGGCGAGCCCCTGCTGCGCCCCGGACTGGTCGGCATAGTCGAGCGCGTCGCGGCCCTGGAGCCCCGCCCCCAGATGTCGCTGACCACCAACGGCATCGGCCTCAAGCGCACCGCCGCCGCCCTGAAGACCGCAGGCCTGGACCGGGTCAACGTCTCGCTGGATACCCTCCGCCCGGACGTCTTCAAGACCCTGACCCGCCGCGACCGCCACAAGGACGTCATCGAGGGCCTGTACGCCGCCCGCGAGGAGGGCCTGACCCCGGTCAAGGTCAACTCGGTGCTGATGCCGGGCCTGAACGGCGACGAGGCCCCCGACCTGCTGGCCTGGGCCGTGGAGCACGACTACGAACTGCGCTTCATCGAGCAGATGCCCCTGGACGCCCAGCACGGCTGGAAGCGCGACGGCATGATCACCGCCGGGGACATCCTGACGTCCCTGCGCACCCGTTTCGAGCTGACCCCCGAGGGCGAGGCGAAGCGTGGCTCGGCCCCGGCGGAGCGCTGGCTCGTCGACGGCGGCCCGCATGTGGTGGGCGTCATCGCCTCCGTCACCCGCCCGTTCTGCTCGGCCTGCGACCGCACCCGCCTGACGGCCGACGGTCAGGTCCGCACATGCCTGTTCGCCACGGAGGAGACGGACCTGCGAGCAGCGCTGCGCTCCGACGCCCCCGATGAGGAGATAGCGCGCATCTGGCGGCTGGCGATGTGGGGCAAGAAGGCAGGAGCCGGCCTGGACGACCCGTCGTTCGTGCAGCCGGACCGTCCGATGTCAGCCATCGGTGGCTGA
- a CDS encoding DUF3099 domain-containing protein, translating to MRKLRASGHTEVFRITGARAGLQDDVRARQRRYIISMSVRTVSVILAASLWNVERHVAIVALVLGAVLPYIAVVIANAGRENAPGLPSTFVAAPMRPMITPPRTDDGFAESVPEDVVGDSAPGAQSKPRDGV from the coding sequence ATGCGGAAGCTGCGCGCGAGCGGCCACACCGAGGTGTTCCGGATCACCGGGGCCCGGGCGGGTCTCCAGGACGATGTGCGCGCCCGGCAGCGCCGGTACATCATCTCGATGTCGGTCCGCACGGTGTCGGTGATCCTCGCGGCCTCACTGTGGAACGTCGAACGGCACGTCGCGATCGTGGCGTTGGTGCTCGGGGCGGTTCTGCCGTACATCGCGGTGGTGATCGCCAACGCGGGGCGGGAGAATGCGCCAGGTCTGCCGTCCACGTTCGTGGCCGCGCCGATGCGGCCGATGATCACGCCGCCGCGGACGGATGACGGTTTCGCGGAATCGGTCCCGGAAGATGTGGTGGGCGACTCCGCGCCGGGCGCACAGAGCAAACCGCGCGACGGCGTGTGA
- a CDS encoding GlsB/YeaQ/YmgE family stress response membrane protein has translation MGWLWAIIVGFVLGLIAKLLIPGKQHSPLWLTTIFGILGAIVGNSVARAFGVESTRGIDWSRHIFQVVAAVIIVYLGDMLYMATLGKRKQRDRA, from the coding sequence ATGGGCTGGTTGTGGGCGATCATCGTGGGATTCGTGCTGGGTCTGATCGCGAAGCTGCTGATCCCGGGCAAACAGCACAGCCCGCTCTGGCTGACCACGATCTTCGGCATCCTCGGGGCCATCGTCGGCAACTCCGTCGCCCGGGCGTTCGGCGTCGAGTCGACCCGTGGCATCGACTGGAGCCGGCACATCTTCCAGGTCGTCGCCGCGGTGATCATCGTGTACCTGGGCGACATGCTGTACATGGCGACGCTGGGCAAGCGGAAGCAGCGAGACCGAGCGTGA
- the tyrS gene encoding tyrosine--tRNA ligase: MTDIVDELKWRGVIALSTDEDALRKTLADGPVTFYCGFDPTAASLHVGHLVQVLTMRRLQQAGLRPLALVGGATGQIGDPRPTAERTLNDPETVANWVNRLRGQIEPFLSFEGDNAAVMVNNLDWTAGLSAIEFLRDIGKHFRVNKMLTKDSVARRLQSEEGISYTEFSYQLLQGMDFLELYRRHGCTLQQGGSDQWGNLTAGLDLIHRLEPHANVHALATPLMTKADGTKFGKTEGGAIWLDPEMTTPYAFYQFWLNADDRDISTYMRILSFKSRAELEELEKQTEERPQARAAQRALAEELTTLVHGADQTAAVIAASKALFGQGELAELDDRTLAAALSEVPHIQVEQLGPVVDLFAEVGLVASKSAARRTVKEGGAYVNNVKVAGEDAVPAKEDLLHGRWLVLRRGKKNLAAVEVTGV, from the coding sequence GTGACGGACATCGTCGACGAGCTGAAGTGGCGTGGCGTGATCGCCCTGTCCACTGACGAGGACGCATTGCGCAAGACGCTCGCGGACGGTCCCGTCACGTTCTATTGCGGTTTCGACCCGACCGCGGCCAGCCTGCACGTCGGCCACCTGGTCCAGGTGCTCACCATGCGCCGCCTCCAGCAGGCGGGCCTGCGCCCGCTGGCGCTGGTCGGCGGCGCCACGGGCCAGATCGGCGACCCGCGCCCGACGGCCGAGCGCACGCTGAACGACCCGGAGACGGTCGCGAACTGGGTGAACCGCCTGCGCGGCCAGATCGAGCCGTTCCTGTCCTTCGAGGGCGACAACGCCGCGGTGATGGTCAACAACCTGGACTGGACGGCCGGGCTGTCCGCCATCGAGTTCCTGCGGGACATCGGCAAGCACTTCCGCGTCAACAAGATGCTGACCAAGGACTCGGTGGCCCGGCGTCTGCAGTCCGAGGAGGGCATCAGCTACACGGAGTTCAGCTACCAGCTGCTCCAGGGCATGGACTTCCTGGAGCTGTACCGGCGGCACGGCTGCACGCTCCAGCAGGGCGGCAGCGACCAGTGGGGCAACCTCACGGCCGGTCTGGACCTGATCCACAGGCTGGAGCCGCACGCGAATGTGCACGCTCTGGCGACGCCGCTGATGACCAAGGCGGACGGCACCAAGTTCGGCAAGACCGAGGGCGGCGCCATCTGGCTCGACCCGGAGATGACGACGCCGTACGCCTTCTACCAGTTCTGGCTGAACGCGGACGACCGGGACATCTCCACCTACATGCGCATCCTGTCCTTCAAGTCCCGTGCGGAGCTGGAGGAGCTGGAGAAGCAGACTGAGGAGCGTCCGCAGGCCCGTGCCGCGCAGCGTGCGCTGGCCGAGGAGCTGACGACGCTGGTGCACGGCGCCGACCAGACGGCCGCCGTGATCGCCGCGTCCAAGGCCCTCTTCGGCCAGGGCGAGCTGGCGGAGCTGGACGACCGGACGCTGGCCGCGGCCCTCTCCGAGGTGCCGCACATCCAGGTCGAGCAGCTCGGCCCGGTCGTCGACCTCTTCGCCGAGGTCGGCCTGGTGGCCAGCAAGTCCGCCGCGCGGCGCACCGTGAAGGAGGGCGGGGCCTACGTGAACAACGTCAAGGTCGCCGGCGAGGACGCGGTGCCCGCGAAGGAGGACCTGCTGCACGGGCGGTGGCTGGTGCTGCGGCGCGGGAAGAAGAACCTGGCGGCGGTCGAGGTCACCGGGGTCTGA